In Pyrus communis chromosome 1, drPyrComm1.1, whole genome shotgun sequence, the following are encoded in one genomic region:
- the LOC137727734 gene encoding lachrymatory-factor synthase-like, producing MGENQSPLKWKGKTSRELKGHAAEQVWPLLADFCNLHKWLPVLDACYLVDGVPGQPGVTRYCVAPLPYPDDGTIKWAKEKLLMIDPINHCLSYEIIENNFGFKSYVATMQLVPINGEDGKTGCIIEWSFVSDPVEGWKYEDLQAVYETYLELIAKNMENALLSSTSR from the coding sequence ATGGGAGAAAACCAGTCACCATTAAAATGGAAAGGCAAAACCTCTAGAGAGCTCAAAGGCCATGCAGCAGAACAAGTTTGGCCGCTCTTGGCTGATTTTTGTAACTTGCACAAATGGTTGCCGGTCCTTGACGCTTGTTACCTAGTTGACGGAGTCCCCGGCCAGCCAGGTGTGACCCGGTACTGCGTCGCTCCTCTCCCATATCCAGACGACGGGACCATCAAGTGGGCCAAAGAAAAGCTCCTCATGATTGATCCAATCAACCATTGTTTAAGCTATGAGATCATTGAAAACAATTTCGGGTTCAAGTCGTACGTTGCAACCATGCAATTAGTCCCAATCAACGGTGAAGATGGCAAAACCGGGTGCATAATCGAATGGTCATTCGTTAGTGATCCGGTTGAGGGATGGAAATATGAAGATCTTCAagctgtttatgaaacttatctTGAATTGATAGCAAAGAATATGGAGAATGCTCTTCTATCTTCTACTTCTAGGTGA